The proteins below come from a single Kingella potus genomic window:
- a CDS encoding ribbon-helix-helix protein, CopG family — protein sequence METKKYDQAAYNRKSREKHGIRQKSFALDPDTIALLERLAAERGETQTAVFKAALNKLAEG from the coding sequence ATGGAAACGAAAAAATACGACCAAGCCGCCTACAACCGCAAAAGCCGCGAGAAACACGGCATACGCCAGAAGTCTTTTGCGCTCGACCCCGACACCATAGCCCTACTGGAGCGGCTGGCGGCAGAACGCGGCGAAACCCAAACCGCCGTATTCAAAGCAGCCTTGAATAAATTGGCAGAAGGTTGA
- a CDS encoding ribbon-helix-helix protein, CopG family yields MALSRHEIQKKSDQKRGVKNKAFKMKLEDIALIEETAQRLGISQIDLVVRAVREYAERKP; encoded by the coding sequence ATGGCACTGTCAAGACACGAAATCCAAAAGAAATCCGACCAAAAGCGCGGTGTAAAAAACAAAGCCTTCAAAATGAAGCTGGAAGACATCGCGCTAATCGAGGAAACCGCCCAAAGGCTGGGCATCAGCCAAATCGACCTGGTTGTCCGCGCCGTGCGCGAATACGCCGAACGCAAGCCCTAG